A single genomic interval of Antarcticibacterium arcticum harbors:
- the mutS gene encoding DNA mismatch repair protein MutS gives MKQYNAIKDKYPDALLLFRVGDFYETFGEDAVKTARILNIVLTKRGNGSEVDTALAGFPHHALNTYLPKLVKAGLRVAICDQLEDPKMTKTIVKRGVTELVTPGVSMNDEVLQSKSNNFLCALHFGKKNLGISFLDVSTGEFLTAQGSSEYIDKLLQNFSPSEVLIQKNHRKEFSKAFGDNYHCFYLEDWVFKLDYAYDSLNAHFNTKSLKGFGVDHLAEGIISSGAILFYLGETQHHRLQHITSINRIAEEEYVWMDRFTIRNLELYHSNAQNAVTLLDVIDKTISPMGGRMLKRWLALPLKNAEKIRNRHKVVSYFIENREEHNKIQQQIKKISDLERLISKVATGKICPREVLHLNNSLEAIVPVKALAMNCSEEALKVLGDKLQNCDVLRAKIKETLHEDAPVNILKGNAIAKGFHPELDELRGLAFTGKEYLDGMLERETRATGISSLKIGSNNVYGYYIEVRNTHKDKVPENWIRKQTLVNAERYITEELKEYEGKILGAEEKIQQLEQNLFLNLVNWLGDYIQPVQQNARLIAQIDCLGSFASHAISGNYTQPVIDDSLELEIKDGRHPVIEKQLPPGEAYVTNDVYLDRETQQIIMITGPNMSGKSAILRQTALIVLLAQMGSFVPAGSARIGLIEKIFTRVGASDNISMGESTFMVEMNETASILNNISQRSLVLLDEIGRGTSTYDGISIAWAITEYLHEHPARPKTLFATHYHELNDMGETFGRIKNYNVSVKELKDTVLFLRKLVPGGSEHSFGIHVARMAGMPQMVISRANKILKKLEKSHQMEDTGAVLRNSAERDMQLSFFNLDDPLLEELKEELLHIDIDTLTPVEALMKLSEIKRMLANKQKKAKV, from the coding sequence ATGAAGCAATATAATGCGATCAAGGATAAATATCCCGATGCATTGCTGTTGTTCAGGGTGGGCGATTTTTATGAGACCTTTGGGGAAGACGCGGTGAAGACCGCCCGTATTTTAAATATAGTGCTTACCAAAAGGGGCAATGGCAGCGAGGTAGATACAGCCCTGGCGGGATTTCCGCATCACGCGCTCAACACCTATTTGCCAAAACTGGTAAAAGCGGGTTTGCGGGTTGCAATTTGCGACCAGCTGGAAGACCCAAAAATGACCAAGACCATTGTAAAACGTGGGGTTACCGAATTGGTTACGCCCGGGGTGTCAATGAATGATGAGGTGCTGCAGAGCAAATCCAATAACTTTTTGTGTGCCCTTCACTTCGGAAAGAAAAACCTTGGCATCTCCTTTCTGGATGTTTCCACCGGCGAATTCCTTACCGCGCAGGGGTCTTCTGAATATATCGATAAGCTCTTGCAAAATTTCAGCCCCAGTGAAGTATTGATCCAAAAAAACCACCGCAAGGAATTTTCAAAAGCATTTGGAGACAATTACCATTGCTTTTACCTTGAAGACTGGGTGTTTAAGCTGGACTATGCCTATGATTCCCTCAACGCGCATTTCAATACCAAATCCCTGAAAGGTTTTGGGGTAGATCATTTGGCTGAAGGGATCATCTCCTCGGGGGCTATCCTTTTCTACCTTGGAGAAACACAGCATCACAGGCTACAGCATATCACCTCCATTAATCGTATTGCCGAAGAGGAGTATGTATGGATGGACCGCTTTACCATTCGCAACCTGGAATTATATCATTCCAACGCGCAAAATGCCGTTACCCTGCTCGATGTAATAGACAAAACCATATCTCCCATGGGTGGCAGGATGCTGAAGCGTTGGCTGGCCCTTCCGCTTAAAAATGCTGAAAAAATAAGGAACCGGCATAAAGTGGTTTCCTATTTTATTGAAAACAGGGAAGAACACAATAAAATTCAGCAACAAATAAAAAAGATAAGCGATCTTGAGCGCCTTATCTCAAAAGTGGCTACAGGGAAAATTTGTCCGCGGGAAGTGTTGCACCTTAATAATTCCCTAGAGGCGATTGTACCTGTGAAGGCTTTGGCAATGAATTGTTCAGAAGAAGCTTTGAAGGTGCTGGGAGATAAACTCCAGAACTGTGATGTGCTAAGGGCTAAGATAAAGGAAACCCTGCATGAGGATGCCCCGGTGAATATTTTGAAAGGAAATGCAATCGCAAAAGGCTTTCATCCGGAACTTGATGAGTTGCGGGGGCTGGCATTTACGGGAAAAGAATATCTTGACGGAATGCTGGAGAGGGAAACCCGCGCTACGGGGATCTCTTCGCTAAAAATAGGCAGCAATAATGTTTACGGTTATTATATTGAAGTGCGAAATACGCATAAGGATAAAGTGCCCGAAAACTGGATACGCAAGCAAACACTTGTGAATGCCGAAAGATATATTACTGAAGAGCTGAAAGAATACGAAGGAAAGATCCTGGGAGCTGAAGAAAAGATACAGCAGCTGGAGCAAAACCTTTTTCTTAACCTGGTGAACTGGCTGGGAGATTACATACAACCCGTGCAGCAAAATGCGCGTTTGATAGCCCAAATAGACTGCCTGGGCTCTTTCGCAAGCCATGCCATTTCCGGAAATTATACACAACCTGTTATTGATGATTCCCTGGAACTTGAGATAAAGGATGGCCGCCATCCTGTGATCGAGAAACAGTTGCCGCCGGGGGAAGCCTACGTGACCAATGATGTTTATCTTGACAGGGAAACCCAACAGATCATTATGATCACCGGGCCAAACATGAGCGGTAAGTCGGCAATACTTAGGCAAACTGCTTTAATAGTTTTACTGGCTCAAATGGGAAGTTTTGTGCCTGCAGGTTCGGCCAGGATAGGCCTTATAGAAAAGATCTTTACGCGGGTGGGTGCCAGTGACAATATCTCAATGGGCGAGTCAACTTTTATGGTAGAGATGAATGAGACGGCGAGTATCCTGAATAATATTTCGCAAAGAAGCCTTGTGTTACTGGATGAAATTGGAAGAGGTACAAGTACCTATGACGGGATCTCTATTGCCTGGGCCATTACCGAATATTTACATGAACACCCGGCCAGGCCAAAAACACTTTTTGCCACGCATTACCACGAGCTCAACGATATGGGCGAGACTTTTGGACGTATAAAGAATTACAATGTTTCGGTTAAGGAATTAAAAGATACGGTGCTTTTTCTTAGAAAACTTGTTCCCGGCGGGAGCGAGCACAGCTTCGGGATACATGTTGCCAGAATGGCGGGGATGCCTCAAATGGTGATCTCCCGGGCCAATAAGATCCTGAAGAAGCTGGAAAAGTCGCATCAAATGGAAGACACGGGTGCTGTTTTAAGAAATTCCGCCGAAAGGGATATGCAGCTTAGCTTTTTTAATCTGGATGACCCTTTGCTGGAGGAGTTGAAAGAGGAGTTGTTGCATATAGATATTGATACACTCACGCCCGTGGAGGCTTTGATGAAGCTAAGTGAGATCAAAAGAATGCTGGCAAATAAGCAGAAGAAGGCGAAAGTTTAA
- a CDS encoding ABC transporter ATP-binding protein, with protein sequence MPRPKSSLEPNKINFREGFASLKFVPRFFKEIREVNPLLFYSNLLLRVINAILPVVMLYVGKLIIDEVVLQIAAETQDLDRLWILVAAEFALAIISDLLSRGISLSDALLGDQYSINTSVKIIKKTSELNLDQLEDSEFYDKLERARQQTTGRVGLMSNILTQGEDIIVIISLLAGVVTFEPWLIILLVVSIIPTIINEIKFSGTSYSLARSWTQERRELDYLRYAGASDVTAKEVKLFGLSDYLAARFKNLSDLYYSQSKSLAKQRAAWGSVFNVIGTAAYYGAYVFIIFRTVAGVFSLGDLTFLSGAFNRLRAKLQGFFTRFTAITESALYLQDYFEFMDMKYSEEEKEEKLPLPGKLQKGFEFKDVGFKYPKSDIWVVRHINFELRAGEKLAFVGENGAGKTTLIKLLLRFYEPVEGEILLDGIPVREYDQTQYQQYFGVIFQDFVKFELTLRENIAMGEIGEIRNQPRIDSAAQKSLADEVISALPKGYDQQLGKRFKQGKDLSGGQWQKIAIARAYMKDAEVLILDEPTSALDARAETEAFQRFIKLTEGKTAVIISHRFSTVRIADRIMVLKDGAVLEIGTHEELMQNNKLYAELFNLQAAGYQ encoded by the coding sequence TTGCCAAGACCAAAATCCAGCCTTGAACCCAATAAGATAAATTTCAGGGAGGGCTTTGCCTCCCTGAAATTTGTACCGCGTTTTTTTAAGGAAATACGCGAGGTTAATCCTCTACTGTTCTATTCCAATTTGCTGCTGCGGGTGATAAATGCTATCCTTCCGGTGGTGATGCTATATGTAGGAAAACTTATAATTGACGAGGTAGTATTGCAAATTGCCGCCGAAACTCAGGATCTGGACCGGCTCTGGATCCTGGTTGCGGCCGAGTTTGCCCTGGCTATCATTTCAGATCTGTTAAGCCGTGGCATCAGTTTAAGCGACGCCCTGCTGGGAGACCAGTACTCCATCAATACCTCTGTAAAGATCATTAAAAAGACATCAGAATTAAACCTCGATCAACTCGAGGATTCTGAATTCTATGATAAACTGGAACGGGCCAGGCAGCAAACCACGGGCAGGGTTGGGCTTATGTCCAATATTTTAACCCAGGGAGAAGATATTATCGTTATCATTTCGCTGCTGGCGGGGGTTGTAACTTTTGAGCCCTGGCTTATCATCCTGCTGGTGGTTTCTATAATTCCAACAATTATCAATGAGATAAAATTCAGTGGGACAAGTTATTCCCTTGCCCGCAGCTGGACCCAGGAACGCCGGGAGCTGGATTATTTGCGCTATGCCGGGGCCAGCGATGTAACCGCGAAAGAGGTGAAGCTTTTTGGGCTATCAGATTATCTTGCGGCAAGGTTCAAAAACCTGTCAGACCTTTATTATTCCCAAAGCAAAAGTCTCGCTAAACAGCGGGCGGCCTGGGGTTCTGTATTTAATGTGATTGGGACGGCAGCCTATTACGGGGCATACGTTTTTATAATATTCAGGACGGTAGCCGGGGTATTTTCCCTGGGTGATCTTACCTTCTTGTCTGGCGCCTTTAACCGCCTCCGGGCAAAACTTCAGGGGTTTTTTACGCGGTTTACTGCGATCACAGAAAGTGCGCTTTACCTTCAGGATTATTTTGAGTTTATGGATATGAAGTATTCCGAAGAAGAAAAAGAGGAGAAATTGCCGCTTCCCGGGAAACTGCAGAAGGGTTTTGAATTTAAGGATGTGGGCTTCAAATATCCAAAATCTGATATCTGGGTGGTGCGGCATATAAATTTTGAGCTCCGGGCCGGTGAAAAACTTGCTTTTGTGGGAGAGAACGGGGCGGGAAAGACCACGCTTATAAAATTATTGCTAAGGTTCTACGAGCCGGTGGAAGGGGAAATTTTGCTGGACGGCATTCCTGTGAGGGAATACGATCAAACCCAATATCAGCAATATTTTGGGGTAATCTTCCAGGATTTTGTCAAATTCGAACTCACCCTTCGGGAGAATATAGCAATGGGGGAGATTGGCGAAATTCGCAATCAGCCGCGTATTGACAGTGCAGCCCAAAAAAGTCTGGCTGATGAAGTGATAAGTGCCCTTCCCAAAGGCTATGACCAGCAGCTGGGTAAAAGGTTCAAGCAGGGAAAGGACCTTTCCGGCGGACAATGGCAAAAGATCGCTATAGCGCGGGCCTATATGAAAGATGCTGAGGTGTTAATTCTGGATGAACCCACATCGGCACTGGATGCAAGGGCAGAGACTGAAGCTTTTCAACGTTTTATCAAACTCACCGAGGGGAAGACGGCGGTGATAATTTCCCACCGTTTCAGCACGGTGCGTATTGCAGATCGTATTATGGTGCTTAAGGACGGGGCGGTGCTGGAAATAGGTACGCACGAGGAGTTAATGCAAAATAATAAGTTGTACGCAGAGCTGTTTAATCTCCAGGCAGCAGGGTACCAGTAA
- a CDS encoding DUF4377 domain-containing protein, producing the protein MKNLIVLINMMILAGCSTANHGTREIDMRVNSYTVECVGEMEGTCLLVQEGDKIGGIEWEYFYYHDSIIGFDYEPGYIYMLKLEKRKIDNPPQDGSSFEYELISIVSKEKV; encoded by the coding sequence ATGAAAAATCTTATAGTGCTTATAAACATGATGATCCTGGCCGGTTGCAGTACAGCCAATCATGGCACAAGAGAAATTGACATGAGGGTAAACAGTTACACCGTGGAATGTGTTGGGGAAATGGAGGGAACCTGCCTTTTGGTACAGGAAGGGGATAAAATAGGGGGCATAGAATGGGAATATTTCTATTATCATGACAGTATCATTGGATTCGATTACGAACCCGGATACATTTATATGCTCAAGCTTGAAAAAAGAAAAATCGACAATCCGCCGCAGGATGGATCTTCCTTTGAATATGAATTAATAAGCATAGTTTCGAAGGAAAAAGTATAA
- a CDS encoding NAD(P)/FAD-dependent oxidoreductase, whose product MTKIENFDVIIIGGSYAGLSAALSLGRALRKTLVIDSGNPCNEQTPHSHNFLTRDGETPAGLSEKARKEVEKYPTVSFEKGRVVAATKNKKNFKVQTEEKKLFSAKKLIFATGLIDIIPEIAGFAECWGISILHCPYCHGFENKNVKTGVFANGQAGYDQAKFLSNWTKDLAVYTDGKSTLTKEQTRNLENREISIEEKEIEGFEHRNGHISNIVFKDGTKEPLKALYATPEVKQQSELPEELGCTFTEHGRIEVDIFQKTNVEGVYAAGDNSSMGRSVSVAVAAGSVAGMLINKEIIEEEFAIGEEIGNPEEVK is encoded by the coding sequence ATGACCAAAATTGAGAATTTTGATGTAATCATTATAGGTGGAAGTTATGCAGGGCTTTCGGCCGCGCTAAGTCTTGGAAGGGCTCTTCGAAAAACCCTGGTGATAGACAGCGGAAATCCCTGTAATGAGCAAACCCCACACTCGCATAATTTTTTAACCCGCGACGGGGAAACACCCGCAGGACTTTCAGAAAAAGCCAGGAAAGAAGTGGAAAAATATCCCACGGTCTCCTTTGAAAAAGGTAGGGTAGTGGCAGCTACCAAAAACAAGAAAAATTTTAAGGTGCAAACGGAGGAGAAGAAATTGTTTTCAGCCAAAAAACTCATTTTTGCGACGGGCCTTATAGATATAATTCCTGAAATAGCGGGATTTGCGGAATGCTGGGGAATATCGATCCTGCATTGTCCTTACTGCCACGGATTTGAAAATAAAAACGTAAAAACCGGGGTGTTTGCAAATGGTCAGGCGGGTTATGACCAGGCAAAATTCCTTTCCAACTGGACCAAAGACCTCGCTGTCTACACCGATGGTAAATCTACCTTAACGAAGGAGCAGACGCGAAATCTTGAAAATCGTGAAATTTCAATTGAAGAAAAAGAAATAGAAGGTTTTGAACACCGTAATGGGCATATTAGCAACATTGTATTTAAAGACGGGACAAAAGAACCTTTGAAGGCTTTATATGCCACGCCAGAGGTGAAACAACAAAGCGAGCTACCCGAGGAATTGGGTTGTACCTTTACCGAACACGGCCGTATAGAGGTGGATATTTTTCAAAAAACAAACGTGGAAGGGGTATATGCTGCCGGCGATAATTCCAGTATGGGAAGATCGGTCTCTGTAGCCGTTGCCGCGGGCTCGGTTGCCGGGATGCTTATTAATAAGGAGATCATCGAAGAAGAATTTGCCATTGGGGAAGAAATTGGAAATCCCGAAGAGGTGAAATAA
- a CDS encoding amidohydrolase family protein — MKNFILFLIPLFLFYSCNKETPETFDLIISNVKIIDVASGNISEGKLILIEGDTIRRIVDEKNIENYTAHETLDAGGKYLMPGLWDMHVHFRGGDSLIAENKEFLSLFLAYGITSVRDAGGDITTAVLEWRDQTASGETDGPRIFTPGPKLDGTRPAWPGSITVTSPEETRRVLDSLESLEVDYVKMYDGNLTKEAFYDIIKAAEKRGLKTTGHMPLTANFMEAIDHGLDGCEHMYYPLTACSPIADSLAGLNRGYGIVEQLIDSYDPGLAAQVFEKMSANNVYVTPTLYIGTTLAEILEKDHSRDSLLQYVGPGIQETYRVRIEGARRAQASGSTMRQKMEDISASMIRPMYDAGVKILAGSDCGAFNSYVYPGESLLGELNALVDAGLSPREALETSVINAPKFFELKEYYGSIEKGKLAHLILLNNNPLENLKYLENPEAVIKSGKVYNREKLIAMMEEIRNK, encoded by the coding sequence ATGAAAAATTTCATCCTTTTTTTAATTCCCCTATTTCTTTTTTACTCCTGTAATAAAGAAACTCCGGAAACCTTTGATCTTATTATTTCCAATGTCAAAATTATTGATGTTGCATCTGGAAATATAAGTGAAGGAAAGCTTATTCTAATTGAAGGTGATACTATAAGGCGAATAGTTGATGAAAAGAATATTGAGAATTATACCGCACATGAGACATTAGATGCAGGGGGTAAATACCTTATGCCGGGGTTATGGGATATGCACGTGCATTTTAGGGGCGGAGACAGCCTTATTGCCGAAAATAAGGAGTTTTTATCCCTGTTCCTGGCATACGGGATCACAAGCGTAAGAGATGCAGGAGGAGATATTACTACCGCCGTGCTGGAATGGCGCGATCAAACAGCAAGTGGCGAAACAGATGGCCCACGAATTTTCACACCGGGGCCAAAATTGGACGGCACCCGTCCTGCCTGGCCGGGATCAATAACTGTAACTTCGCCTGAAGAGACTAGGAGGGTCCTGGATTCCCTGGAATCTCTCGAGGTAGATTACGTGAAAATGTATGATGGGAATCTTACCAAAGAAGCTTTTTATGACATCATTAAAGCGGCTGAAAAACGCGGACTCAAAACCACGGGACATATGCCGCTTACAGCAAATTTTATGGAGGCTATAGATCACGGTCTTGATGGGTGCGAACATATGTATTATCCGCTAACGGCCTGTTCCCCAATCGCTGATAGCCTGGCAGGCCTAAACCGGGGTTATGGGATCGTGGAGCAACTTATAGACTCTTATGACCCCGGCCTTGCAGCTCAGGTTTTTGAGAAAATGAGCGCCAATAATGTCTATGTTACCCCCACCTTATATATTGGTACCACCCTGGCAGAAATTCTGGAAAAAGATCATAGCAGGGACAGTCTTCTCCAATATGTAGGCCCCGGAATCCAGGAAACATACCGCGTAAGAATAGAAGGAGCCAGGCGGGCACAAGCCTCCGGGAGTACCATGAGGCAAAAAATGGAAGATATTAGCGCAAGCATGATAAGGCCTATGTATGATGCCGGGGTGAAAATTCTGGCGGGATCAGATTGTGGCGCCTTCAATTCTTATGTATACCCGGGGGAATCCTTACTGGGGGAATTGAATGCGCTGGTTGATGCCGGCCTAAGTCCCCGGGAGGCATTAGAAACTTCGGTGATCAACGCACCAAAATTCTTTGAGCTTAAGGAGTACTATGGGAGTATTGAAAAAGGGAAGCTTGCCCATTTAATTTTGCTCAATAACAATCCGCTTGAAAATCTAAAATATCTTGAGAACCCGGAAGCGGTAATTAAATCGGGTAAAGTGTATAACCGGGAGAAACTCATCGCTATGATGGAAGAAATCAGGAATAAATAA
- a CDS encoding DinB family protein, with amino-acid sequence MKTDTAALIKDLSGRTEKVLAEARELQQRSLEELNQRASPGSWSALEAIQHLNLYGNYYLPEIEKAVISGEHKAEPIFKSGFLGDYFAKMMLPGEKSSKMKTFKDKDPLGKELDQGVIDLFIKQQIKMLDLLKRSVAVSYNKTRIPLSFLKFIKLKLGDILRIVIYHNQRHMLQAQMAVNGDI; translated from the coding sequence ATGAAGACAGATACCGCAGCCCTCATAAAAGACCTTAGCGGCCGTACCGAAAAAGTGCTGGCCGAAGCCAGGGAATTGCAGCAAAGATCTCTTGAAGAACTTAATCAAAGAGCCTCGCCCGGTAGTTGGAGTGCCCTTGAAGCCATACAGCACCTTAATTTGTATGGTAATTATTATTTACCGGAGATTGAAAAAGCGGTTATTTCGGGAGAACACAAAGCAGAACCAATATTTAAAAGCGGATTTTTAGGAGATTATTTTGCCAAAATGATGTTGCCGGGAGAAAAATCAAGCAAAATGAAAACTTTTAAAGATAAGGATCCCCTTGGTAAAGAACTCGATCAAGGTGTAATAGATCTCTTCATTAAGCAACAAATAAAAATGCTGGACCTTTTAAAACGATCTGTTGCGGTAAGTTATAACAAAACCCGCATCCCTTTAAGCTTTCTAAAATTCATCAAATTGAAATTGGGAGATATTCTTCGCATTGTGATCTATCATAATCAGCGACATATGTTACAGGCGCAAATGGCGGTGAACGGGGATATCTAA
- a CDS encoding RNA methyltransferase produces MEKRKLKNSELERKTVSEFKEAGKTPLIVILDNIRSLNNIGSVFRTCDAFLIDKIYLCGITAKPPHKDIHKTALGATETVAWEYVEDTAQLVKKLQEDGIEVYAVEQAEKAVMLDKFYPKSGKTCAVIFGNEVKGVQQQVVNACHGVIEIPQLGSKHSLNIAVSAGVVIWDLFVKLTPTT; encoded by the coding sequence ATGGAAAAGCGAAAATTAAAGAACAGTGAACTCGAAAGAAAAACAGTTTCTGAATTTAAAGAGGCCGGCAAGACTCCCTTAATCGTAATTTTGGATAATATAAGAAGCCTGAACAATATTGGTTCTGTTTTTCGTACCTGTGATGCTTTTCTTATTGATAAGATTTATTTATGCGGAATAACCGCAAAACCTCCCCATAAGGATATTCATAAAACTGCCCTGGGAGCTACCGAAACTGTTGCCTGGGAATATGTTGAGGATACTGCCCAACTGGTTAAAAAACTACAGGAAGACGGCATTGAGGTTTATGCAGTAGAACAGGCCGAAAAAGCTGTTATGCTTGATAAATTCTATCCCAAATCTGGAAAAACCTGCGCTGTCATCTTCGGAAATGAGGTGAAAGGCGTGCAGCAACAGGTGGTGAACGCCTGTCACGGGGTTATTGAGATTCCGCAGCTGGGGAGCAAACATTCTCTAAACATCGCTGTTAGTGCCGGAGTTGTTATCTGGGACCTATTTGTAAAACTTACCCCAACTACATAA
- a CDS encoding right-handed parallel beta-helix repeat-containing protein, which translates to MKQIYSWLSLFTLLFITSCTPEMQGELEEMIHEAKNTYYISPDGNDSNSGNSPDDAWKTIDKVNQMDFQPGSKILFEGGKSFAGNLYFTVGDGNDASNPIKVTSYGTGRATIKAGDKDGIYVYNTAGIIIDNLIFSGSGMYSNNASGINFYNDLPGNVKLNRVDITNTEVFGFRNFGIVIGAYNGNSGFSNVLIENNKVHDILDVGISSYGAFSSTKTGYAHSNITVRNCEVYNIPGYSKKSHSGNGIVISDVQKSVIEYSTVYDCGKGNTNCGGPVGIWYWDADQVTIQHNEAYNISSGTGCDGGGFDLDGGVTNGIMQYNYSHDNDGAGYLVGQFTGARAMNNIIVRYNISENDAATNGGSVYLFNGAQNMDNIFVYNNTFYISEQAGNRSSAAIKLLQWKLIKGNIQFNNNILYALNGADLVSVPSGYSASFKGNLYYSPDNFNIAYHGTSYASLESFRNTGNEKLNTLNTGFQGDPNLNSPGAGTIIGHGKDLTGLSSYKLAAGSPAKDMGINLDGGIGERDYYGNAPVKNSQQDIGAHEL; encoded by the coding sequence ATGAAGCAAATCTACTCCTGGCTAAGTCTGTTTACACTACTCTTTATAACCTCATGTACCCCAGAAATGCAGGGAGAACTTGAGGAAATGATCCATGAAGCGAAAAACACTTATTATATAAGCCCGGACGGGAATGATTCCAACAGCGGAAATTCTCCTGATGATGCCTGGAAAACAATAGATAAGGTAAATCAAATGGATTTTCAACCCGGGAGCAAGATCCTCTTTGAAGGCGGGAAATCTTTTGCAGGAAACCTGTATTTTACGGTAGGTGATGGAAATGATGCTTCCAACCCCATAAAAGTAACTTCATATGGCACAGGGAGAGCGACCATTAAAGCGGGGGACAAAGATGGGATCTATGTTTACAATACCGCGGGAATAATCATTGATAACCTCATATTTTCGGGTAGCGGGATGTATTCCAATAATGCTTCGGGAATAAATTTCTACAACGACCTTCCCGGAAATGTGAAACTAAACCGTGTAGATATCACTAATACCGAAGTATTCGGTTTCCGGAATTTTGGGATCGTTATTGGGGCTTATAACGGCAATTCAGGTTTCAGCAATGTACTTATTGAAAATAATAAGGTCCATGACATCCTGGATGTGGGGATATCCTCCTATGGGGCATTTTCTTCTACAAAAACCGGTTATGCACATTCTAATATAACGGTTAGAAACTGTGAAGTTTATAACATCCCAGGATACAGTAAAAAAAGTCATTCAGGTAACGGGATCGTAATTAGCGATGTCCAAAAGTCGGTTATTGAATATAGTACTGTATATGACTGTGGAAAAGGGAATACCAATTGTGGTGGCCCAGTAGGAATCTGGTACTGGGATGCAGACCAGGTGACCATTCAACATAACGAAGCATACAATATTAGCTCCGGTACGGGTTGTGACGGTGGCGGGTTTGACCTTGATGGCGGGGTAACCAATGGCATTATGCAGTATAATTATTCCCACGATAATGACGGAGCTGGATATCTTGTAGGGCAGTTTACCGGTGCAAGGGCCATGAACAATATCATTGTGAGATATAACATTAGCGAGAATGATGCGGCCACCAATGGAGGCAGTGTTTATTTATTTAATGGGGCCCAGAATATGGATAATATCTTTGTCTATAACAATACTTTTTACATCAGCGAACAGGCTGGCAACCGCAGTTCAGCCGCTATAAAACTGCTGCAATGGAAACTTATTAAAGGGAACATCCAGTTTAACAATAATATTTTATATGCCTTGAACGGGGCAGATCTGGTAAGTGTTCCCAGCGGATATTCGGCAAGTTTTAAAGGGAATCTTTACTATAGCCCGGATAATTTTAATATTGCTTACCATGGGACCTCCTATGCTTCTCTGGAAAGCTTTAGGAATACCGGTAATGAAAAGCTTAATACCCTTAATACAGGATTTCAGGGAGATCCTAATTTAAATTCCCCGGGTGCGGGAACCATTATTGGGCATGGCAAAGACCTTACAGGCCTGTCTTCCTATAAACTCGCTGCAGGTTCTCCCGCGAAAGACATGGGAATAAATCTGGACGGCGGTATTGGCGAGAGGGATTATTACGGCAATGCTCCTGTAAAAAATTCTCAGCAGGATATTGGAGCTCACGAACTTTAA